A window of the Brassica napus cultivar Da-Ae chromosome C5, Da-Ae, whole genome shotgun sequence genome harbors these coding sequences:
- the LOC106397103 gene encoding uncharacterized protein LOC106397103 isoform X3, with translation MGMDFPMYRFNGSPCSRSILYPSSLIFRYLLFLSLSTKNQSISSTHFHSTHYLPLYYGPLISFSLNGLELSKLNNVATFVVLAMALRTQPDALTLVLTNMKERPTYQGQDKLPVIIWMMAQASQGDLSAGLFSWVQTLLPLVVNECCSSQAIDLILQFVEMILSSNPESRAVLLNEPVRHGVRLIPPCSFEMLVRLTFPPSSARVESTQRFEAIYPLLKEVALAPDISANALKQIFTFSLKLAGGQGNPALANEATAIAISVLTQNVDCFKQWDVLYKENLEASVALLNKLVDEWKDHSLKLSSSSSDTLTVKHAMNSFRMKVFEGVKPVNINGWLD, from the exons ATTCCGATATCTCTTATTCCTAAGCCTCTCTACGAAAAATCAATCGATTTCATCAACACACTTCCATTCGACACACTATCTGCCTTTGTACTATGGTCCTCTGATCTCATTCTCACTGAATGGCCTGGAGTTGTCAAAGTTGAACAAC GTGGCAACATTTGTTGTATTGGCCATGGCGTTGCGTACTCAACCTGATGCCTTGACTCTGGTTTTAACAAATATGAAGGAGAGACCTACATATCAAGGCCAGGACAAGCTTCCGGTTATAATTTGGATGATGGCTCAG GCCTCCCAAGGTGATTTATCTGCTGGCTTGTTTTCATGGGTACAAACCTTGCTGCCACTAGTCGTTAACGAGTGCTGCAGCTCTCAGGCAATTGATCTCATCCTGCAATTTGTTGAGAT GATTTTGTCCTCGAATCCAGAGTCTCGGGCTGTACTCCTAAACGAACCTGTTAGGCATGGAGTGCGACTGATTCCACCTTGTTCGTTTGAGATGTTGGTGCGGCTTACATTCCCTCCTTCATCCGCTAGAGTAGAGTCAACACAGAGGTTTGAGGCTATTTATCCCTTGTTGAAGGAAGTAGCCCTTGCACCAGATATTAGTGCAAACGCACTGAAACAGATATTCACTTTTTCCTTGAAATTAGCTGGTGGACAAG GAAATCCTGCTCTGGCCAATGAAGCTACAGCAATCGCCATCAGTGTTTTGACACAAAACGTTGATTGCTTTAAGCAATGGGATGTTCTCTACAAAGAGAATCTTGAAGCTAGCGTTGCTCTTCTTAATAAGCTTGTAGACGAATGGAAGGATCATTCCCTCAAACTTTCATCATCGTCGAGTGATACTCTCACTGTCAAGCATGCTATGAACAGCTTCAGGATGAAG GTTTTTGAAGGTGTTAAGCCGGTGAACATTAATGGATGGTTGGATTAA
- the LOC106397103 gene encoding uncharacterized protein LOC106397103 isoform X4: MLELIDYYGNGFSHVSFQWVTMFEEYPLSKLIDIPISLIPKPLYEKSIDFINTLPFDTLSAFVLWSSDLILTEWPGVVKVEQRNSNKSKVATFVVLAMALRTQPDALTLVLTNMKERPTYQGQDKLPVIIWMMAQASQGDLSAGLFSWVQTLLPLVVNECCSSQAIDLILQFVEMILSSNPESRAVLLNEPVRHGVRLIPPCSFEMLVRLTFPPSSARVESTQRFEAIYPLLKEVALAPDISANALKQIFTFSLKLAGGQGNPALANEATAIAISVLTQNVDCFKQWDVLYKENLEASVALLNKLVDEWKDHSLKLSSSSSDTLTVKHAMNSFRMKNEKAITEGVTSLSLYKEADKSCKLISWRLSCGLRLASLTTMVIAAAGGFAGAALFQSILPIVGDGFHRPSRPKE; encoded by the exons ATTCCGATATCTCTTATTCCTAAGCCTCTCTACGAAAAATCAATCGATTTCATCAACACACTTCCATTCGACACACTATCTGCCTTTGTACTATGGTCCTCTGATCTCATTCTCACTGAATGGCCTGGAGTTGTCAAAGTTGAACAACgtaattctaacaaatctaag GTGGCAACATTTGTTGTATTGGCCATGGCGTTGCGTACTCAACCTGATGCCTTGACTCTGGTTTTAACAAATATGAAGGAGAGACCTACATATCAAGGCCAGGACAAGCTTCCGGTTATAATTTGGATGATGGCTCAG GCCTCCCAAGGTGATTTATCTGCTGGCTTGTTTTCATGGGTACAAACCTTGCTGCCACTAGTCGTTAACGAGTGCTGCAGCTCTCAGGCAATTGATCTCATCCTGCAATTTGTTGAGAT GATTTTGTCCTCGAATCCAGAGTCTCGGGCTGTACTCCTAAACGAACCTGTTAGGCATGGAGTGCGACTGATTCCACCTTGTTCGTTTGAGATGTTGGTGCGGCTTACATTCCCTCCTTCATCCGCTAGAGTAGAGTCAACACAGAGGTTTGAGGCTATTTATCCCTTGTTGAAGGAAGTAGCCCTTGCACCAGATATTAGTGCAAACGCACTGAAACAGATATTCACTTTTTCCTTGAAATTAGCTGGTGGACAAG GAAATCCTGCTCTGGCCAATGAAGCTACAGCAATCGCCATCAGTGTTTTGACACAAAACGTTGATTGCTTTAAGCAATGGGATGTTCTCTACAAAGAGAATCTTGAAGCTAGCGTTGCTCTTCTTAATAAGCTTGTAGACGAATGGAAGGATCATTCCCTCAAACTTTCATCATCGTCGAGTGATACTCTCACTGTCAAGCATGCTATGAACAGCTTCAGGATGAAG AACGAAAAAGCCATAACTGAAGGAGTAACTAGTCTTTCTCTTTACAAAGAAGCTGACAAGTCGTGCAAACTGATATCGTGGAGACTCTCATGTGGCCTCAGATTAGCATCCTTGACCACAATGGTTATAGCAGCTGCAGGAGGCTTTGCTGGAGCCGCACTTTTTCAATCTATCTTGCCAATTGTAGGGGATGGATTTCACCGTCCCTCAAGGCCCAAAGAATAG
- the LOC106397103 gene encoding uncharacterized protein LOC106397103 isoform X1, with translation MVTSNDDSSSGEEHEDREATLTPVMATSAPLPPASIDTIMARLAQQDAAQKAAADQITALAKILAPLAANVEASMVQYRRHLFNTDRETGAAPAQAEDQEINDGDTAQTPCGFDTLTINELAALKQSVLDINSKIHHVTTSAPQIERVLAESLRTPFTKEITRVRLRKMEKLRLPTFDGVSDPSVHVTSFNIAMRRAKFFDEEKDAGFCQLFVETLKRSALNWFIGLKEKSVNCFHDLSTAFLKNYIMFTRQEATASYLWNLTHANGQSLRDFMEKFKAIVSKVDVPNHVAVESLMNTLHIKSQFRADLYRSTTRSVSDALARSHNFIRMEEDTRAKVAKDAAGKQTSARTNDTRSEPRQHSSVGKANQKKGYVSAGDDEEPSSSAAVVREKGWNHWDRDSTQKSPSFSEPTCSNSTKPNKWCAYHKV, from the coding sequence ATGGTTACGAGCAACGATGATTCTTCGTCCGGCGAAGAACACGAAGATCGTGAAGCAACGCTCACACCGGTTATGGCGACCTCAGCGCCGTTGCCACCTGCCTCCATAGACACTATCATGGCGCGCCTCGCTCAACAAGACGCGGCTCAGAAAGCGGCGGCCGACCAAATCACGGCTCTCGCCAAAATCCTCGCCCCCCTCGCCGCGAATGTTGAAGCCTCGATGGTGCAGTATCGACGACATCTGTTTAACACAGACCGAGAAACTGGCGCCGCGCCAGCCCAGGCTGAAGACCAAGAAATCAACGACGGCGATACGGCGCAAACCCCCTGTGGCTTCGACACGCTGACCATAAACGAGCTCGCCGCGCTAAAACAGTCCGTCCTCGATATCAACTCTAAAATCCATCACGTGACGACGTCAGCGCCGCAAATCGAGCGCGTCCTCGCCGAATCCCTCCGCACGCCGTTCACAAAAGAGATAACTAGGGTTCGACTCCGAAAGATGGAAAAACTCCGTCTTCCGACCTTCGATGGTGTTTCCGACCCTTCCGTTCACGTCACATCCTTCAACATCGCGATGCGACGTGCAAAATTTTTCGACGAGGAGAAAGACGCCGGTTTTTGCCAACTTTTCGTCGAAACCCTAAAACGATCGGCCCTCAACTGGTTTATCGGTCTCAAAGAAAAATCAGTCAACTGTTTTCACGACCTCTCAACGGCCTTCCTCAAGAACTATATCATGTTTACTCGCCAGGAAGCCACAGCCTCATACCTCTGGAATCTCACTCACGCCAACGGTCAAAGTCTCCGGGATTTCATGGAGAAGTTCAAGGCCATCGTCTCAAAGGTCGATGTCCCAAACCATGTGGCGGTCGAATCGTTAATGAACACCCTCCACATCAAATCGCAGTTTCGAGCCGATCTTTACCGAAGCACGACGAGGTCGGTATCCGACGCTCTAGCCCGATCCCACAACTTTATCCGCATGGAAGAAGATACCAGGGCGAAGGTAGCCAAAGACGCAGCGGGGAAACAAACGTCCGCTCGAACTAACGATACCCGCTCGGAGCCTCGACAGCACTCTTCCGTTGGGAAAGCCAACCAGAAGAAAGGCTATGTTAGCGCCGGCGATGACGAAGAACCATCAAGCTCCGCGGCCGTTGTGCGAGAGAAGGGATGGAATCACTGGGATCGAGACTCCACCCAGAAATCACCAAGCTTCTCCGAGCCGACATGCTCGAACTCCACAAAACCCAACAAGTGGTGCGCGTACCACAAAGTATGA
- the LOC106397103 gene encoding uncharacterized protein LOC106397103 isoform X2 yields MGMDFPMYRFNGSPCSRSILYPSSLIFRYLLFLSLSTKNQSISSTHFHSTHYLPLYYGPLISFSLNGLELSKLNNVATFVVLAMALRTQPDALTLVLTNMKERPTYQGQDKLPVIIWMMAQASQGDLSAGLFSWVQTLLPLVVNECCSSQAIDLILQFVEMILSSNPESRAVLLNEPVRHGVRLIPPCSFEMLVRLTFPPSSARVESTQRFEAIYPLLKEVALAPDISANALKQIFTFSLKLAGGQGNPALANEATAIAISVLTQNVDCFKQWDVLYKENLEASVALLNKLVDEWKDHSLKLSSSSSDTLTVKHAMNSFRMKNEKAITEGVTSLSLYKEADKSCKLISWRLSCGLRLASLTTMVIAAAGGFAGAALFQSILPIVGDGFHRPSRPKE; encoded by the exons ATTCCGATATCTCTTATTCCTAAGCCTCTCTACGAAAAATCAATCGATTTCATCAACACACTTCCATTCGACACACTATCTGCCTTTGTACTATGGTCCTCTGATCTCATTCTCACTGAATGGCCTGGAGTTGTCAAAGTTGAACAAC GTGGCAACATTTGTTGTATTGGCCATGGCGTTGCGTACTCAACCTGATGCCTTGACTCTGGTTTTAACAAATATGAAGGAGAGACCTACATATCAAGGCCAGGACAAGCTTCCGGTTATAATTTGGATGATGGCTCAG GCCTCCCAAGGTGATTTATCTGCTGGCTTGTTTTCATGGGTACAAACCTTGCTGCCACTAGTCGTTAACGAGTGCTGCAGCTCTCAGGCAATTGATCTCATCCTGCAATTTGTTGAGAT GATTTTGTCCTCGAATCCAGAGTCTCGGGCTGTACTCCTAAACGAACCTGTTAGGCATGGAGTGCGACTGATTCCACCTTGTTCGTTTGAGATGTTGGTGCGGCTTACATTCCCTCCTTCATCCGCTAGAGTAGAGTCAACACAGAGGTTTGAGGCTATTTATCCCTTGTTGAAGGAAGTAGCCCTTGCACCAGATATTAGTGCAAACGCACTGAAACAGATATTCACTTTTTCCTTGAAATTAGCTGGTGGACAAG GAAATCCTGCTCTGGCCAATGAAGCTACAGCAATCGCCATCAGTGTTTTGACACAAAACGTTGATTGCTTTAAGCAATGGGATGTTCTCTACAAAGAGAATCTTGAAGCTAGCGTTGCTCTTCTTAATAAGCTTGTAGACGAATGGAAGGATCATTCCCTCAAACTTTCATCATCGTCGAGTGATACTCTCACTGTCAAGCATGCTATGAACAGCTTCAGGATGAAG AACGAAAAAGCCATAACTGAAGGAGTAACTAGTCTTTCTCTTTACAAAGAAGCTGACAAGTCGTGCAAACTGATATCGTGGAGACTCTCATGTGGCCTCAGATTAGCATCCTTGACCACAATGGTTATAGCAGCTGCAGGAGGCTTTGCTGGAGCCGCACTTTTTCAATCTATCTTGCCAATTGTAGGGGATGGATTTCACCGTCCCTCAAGGCCCAAAGAATAG